The Methanobrevibacter millerae genome includes the window TCTTCGATTTCATGGTTGAATATTGCTTCGGTTACTTCATCTTCTGATTTGTATACTTTTGCAGGCCCTCTGAGGTGCATTAATTCTTCTGCAACAGCTCCTTTTTTAACAACACTACCGTTTGGAGCAATATTTCCTTTAAGAATTGCTATTCCACCATCTTCATGAACAGGATTGTCTAGTGTGTGAATAACATCAGTATTTTTGTTTTCTACATTTTCAAGGTTTTCTTCAATAGTTTTTCCGGTAACTGTCATTGGTGAAGTATTGATTTTATCACCTAAAGTTTTTAAAACAGCAGGAATTCCACCAGCCAAATGCAAATCCATCATTGTATCTTCACCAGCGGGAGAAATCAATGCAATGTGTGGGACTTCACGGCTGATTTTATCGAATAATTCCAAATCAACATCAACGCCATCAACTTCATATGCAATAGCTGGGATGTGTAAAGCGGTATTTGATGAACCTCCTAATGCCATATCTATTGCAATTGCATTGTTGAATGCATCTTGTGTTAAAATATCTGATGGTTTTATGTCCTTTTCAACAAGTTCAATAATTTGTTTTCCTGATTCGAAGGCCATTTGATTATTTTCTTCTGTATCTGCATGTGTTGTAGCACATAATGGAAGAGATAGACCTAATGTTTCTGTAATACATGCCATTGTATTTGCGGTGAATAATCCTGAACAGCTTCCAGGTCCTGGACAGGCACATTTTTCCATTTCATAAACTTCCTCTTCAGAGATTTTTCCTGCAGAATGCTCACCGACAGCTTCAAATACTGTAATCAAATCGGCATTTTTTCCTTTATAGTTACCTGCAGCCATAGGTCCACCAGTAACTACTATGCTTGGAATATCTACGCGACATGCTCCCATAATCATTCCTGGCACGACTTTATCACAGCTTGGAATCAATACTAATCCATCAAAGGCATGTCCTTTTGTCATACTTTCAACGGTAGCAGCTATAATCTCTCTTGA containing:
- the ilvD gene encoding dihydroxy-acid dehydratase, with protein sequence MKSDNIKKGIKRAPHRSLLRACGLDDDDFKKPFIGIANSFTDIVPGHVHLRDLVEFVKEGIIAAGGIPFEFDTMAICDGISMNHEGMKYSLPSREIIAATVESMTKGHAFDGLVLIPSCDKVVPGMIMGACRVDIPSIVVTGGPMAAGNYKGKNADLITVFEAVGEHSAGKISEEEVYEMEKCACPGPGSCSGLFTANTMACITETLGLSLPLCATTHADTEENNQMAFESGKQIIELVEKDIKPSDILTQDAFNNAIAIDMALGGSSNTALHIPAIAYEVDGVDVDLELFDKISREVPHIALISPAGEDTMMDLHLAGGIPAVLKTLGDKINTSPMTVTGKTIEENLENVENKNTDVIHTLDNPVHEDGGIAILKGNIAPNGSVVKKGAVAEELMHLRGPAKVYKSEDEVTEAIFNHEIEERDIVVIIYEGPKGGPGMREMLNSTSALAGMGIKDVGLITDGRFSGGTRGPCIGHVSPEAMASGPIAAVQNGDIIEIDINNRSINVELTDEEIAERLKSVKHPESDVDGWLKLYQKLVQSADSGAILR